The Kineosporiaceae bacterium genome contains a region encoding:
- a CDS encoding type II toxin-antitoxin system PemK/MazF family toxin yields MNGTPESTGTMCQHRRVIPRATSVEFGRRLARLAGRLLTGRNRPGYPGDFAGQVTDVRCEYAPHADGRPDGGEIVWAWVPYEEDHRQGKDRPVLVIGHDGAWLLALMLTSTDHDHDTTVEARRDRAGRVWMDIGTGAWDPRGRPSEVRLDRILRLDPDAVRREGAVLERGLFEQVAKALGHGW; encoded by the coding sequence ATGAACGGCACGCCTGAGTCGACGGGGACGATGTGTCAGCATCGACGGGTGATTCCCCGCGCGACGTCCGTCGAATTCGGCCGCCGGCTGGCCAGGTTGGCCGGCCGGTTGCTCACCGGCCGCAACCGACCGGGGTATCCGGGGGACTTCGCCGGCCAGGTGACCGACGTCCGATGCGAGTACGCGCCGCACGCCGACGGTCGGCCGGACGGCGGCGAGATCGTGTGGGCCTGGGTGCCGTACGAGGAGGACCACCGCCAGGGCAAGGACCGACCGGTGCTGGTGATCGGGCACGACGGCGCGTGGTTACTGGCCCTGATGCTCACCAGCACCGATCACGATCACGACACCACGGTCGAGGCGCGTCGAGACCGCGCCGGACGGGTCTGGATGGATATCGGCACCGGCGCCTGGGACCCGCGAGGCCGACCCAGCGAAGTCCGCCTCGACCGGATCTTGAGGCTGGACCCTGACGCCGTGCGGCGGGAAGGCGCCGTACTCGAGCGGGGGCTCTTCGAGCAGGTGGCGAAGGCACTCGGCCACGGCTGGTAA
- a CDS encoding transglutaminase family protein, with protein MNAIPLNPDPAAQRLLIVHTTGYRYETPVTASYNEARMTPLNTSRQALLDEMVDVTPVTWTHRYTDYWGSQVTAFDVLVPHTEMSVVSSATVEVFHLDEGDVPGVRWEDLRRDPITDEFREFLVQTPLSEPPDEVVDLAREAAAGLSPDAAARAVCEALIEPMTYAGGFTSVRTPASEVWAARRGVCQDFAHLGLGALRALGIPARYVSGYLHPEPDAGLGDTVKAESHAWLEWWAGGWSAYDPTHTGTVSTDHVLVARGRDYADVPPLKGVYAGSPASTLFVNVEITRLR; from the coding sequence ATGAACGCCATCCCGCTGAACCCCGATCCGGCGGCGCAACGGCTGCTGATCGTGCACACCACCGGGTACCGGTACGAGACCCCGGTCACCGCGTCGTACAACGAGGCCCGGATGACCCCGCTGAACACCTCGCGCCAGGCGTTGCTGGACGAGATGGTCGACGTCACCCCGGTCACCTGGACCCATCGCTACACCGACTACTGGGGTAGCCAGGTCACCGCGTTCGACGTCCTGGTGCCGCACACCGAGATGAGCGTGGTCAGCTCGGCGACCGTCGAGGTCTTCCACCTCGACGAGGGCGACGTGCCCGGGGTCAGGTGGGAGGATCTGCGCCGAGACCCGATCACCGACGAGTTCCGCGAGTTCCTGGTGCAGACCCCGCTGTCCGAACCCCCCGACGAGGTCGTCGACCTGGCTCGGGAGGCGGCTGCCGGGTTGTCGCCGGACGCCGCGGCCCGCGCGGTCTGTGAGGCCCTGATCGAGCCGATGACCTACGCCGGCGGGTTCACCTCGGTGCGCACCCCGGCCAGTGAGGTCTGGGCCGCCCGGCGCGGGGTCTGCCAGGACTTCGCCCATCTCGGTCTGGGGGCTCTGCGCGCCCTGGGCATACCCGCGCGTTATGTCTCGGGCTACCTGCACCCCGAACCGGACGCCGGCCTGGGCGACACCGTCAAGGCCGAGAGCCACGCCTGGCTGGAGTGGTGGGCCGGCGGCTGGTCGGCCTACGACCCCACCCACACCGGCACCGTCTCGACCGATCACGTCCTGGTGGCCCGCGGCCGCGACTACGCCGACGTCCCGCCCCTGAAGGGTGTCTACGCCGGTTCCCCCGCCTCCACCCTCTTCGTCAACGTCGAGATCACCCGCCTCCGCTGA
- the rpsT gene encoding 30S ribosomal protein S20, translated as MANIKSQIKRNTTNEKRRLRNKSVKSELKTAVRAFREAAASGDAAATGAALAAAGRKLDKAASKGVIHKNQAANRKSAMAQQAATL; from the coding sequence GTGGCCAACATCAAGTCCCAGATCAAGCGCAACACGACCAACGAGAAGCGCCGCCTGCGCAACAAGTCGGTCAAGTCCGAGCTGAAGACCGCCGTGCGCGCCTTCCGCGAGGCCGCCGCTTCCGGTGATGCCGCGGCGACCGGTGCCGCCCTCGCCGCTGCCGGGCGCAAGCTCGACAAGGCGGCCAGCAAGGGCGTCATCCACAAGAACCAGGCCGCCAACCGCAAGTCGGCGATGGCCCAGCAGGCCGCCACCCTCTGA
- a CDS encoding DNA polymerase III subunit delta, giving the protein MTAAPVVLITGGEDLLAERAVAAVTASVRAIDPDASVERVEAPGYEPGRLVQLASPSLFGGGALIVASGIEAANDAFVADATAYLASDLPEGVWLVLRHAGGNRAKPLLDAARKAGAPEAACLPITKDEEKVDFATGEFTRLGRRVSPQAVRALVDAVGSDLRELAAACHQLAVDTPEQGADGAPARIEADLVEQWFGGRIEVTGFRVADAAVAGRPDQALSLLRHALATGADPVPLVAALAAKVRAIAKVSAAGRGRSVDLAAALGMAPWQVDRARRELAGWSDAGLATAVTALAEADFAVKGGGRDPVYAVERAVMTIANARRT; this is encoded by the coding sequence CTGACCGCTGCGCCCGTCGTCCTGATCACCGGCGGCGAGGACCTGCTCGCCGAGCGGGCCGTGGCGGCGGTGACCGCCTCGGTACGCGCGATCGATCCCGACGCGAGTGTCGAGCGGGTCGAGGCACCAGGCTACGAACCCGGCCGCCTCGTCCAGCTGGCCAGCCCCTCGCTGTTCGGCGGCGGCGCGCTCATCGTGGCCTCGGGCATCGAGGCGGCCAACGACGCCTTCGTCGCCGACGCCACCGCCTACCTCGCCTCCGACCTGCCGGAAGGCGTGTGGCTGGTGCTGCGCCATGCCGGCGGCAACCGGGCCAAACCGTTGCTGGACGCCGCCCGCAAGGCCGGTGCGCCCGAGGCCGCCTGCCTGCCCATCACCAAGGACGAGGAGAAGGTGGACTTCGCCACCGGGGAGTTCACCCGGCTGGGACGGCGAGTCTCACCCCAGGCGGTCCGCGCTCTGGTGGACGCCGTCGGCAGTGACCTGCGTGAGCTCGCCGCGGCGTGCCATCAGCTCGCCGTCGACACTCCTGAGCAGGGCGCCGACGGCGCCCCGGCCCGGATCGAGGCCGATCTCGTCGAGCAGTGGTTCGGCGGTCGGATCGAGGTGACCGGATTCCGGGTCGCCGATGCGGCAGTGGCCGGACGCCCCGATCAGGCGCTCTCCCTGCTGCGGCACGCCCTCGCCACCGGAGCCGACCCGGTGCCGCTGGTGGCGGCCCTGGCGGCCAAGGTCCGCGCCATCGCCAAGGTCTCGGCCGCCGGGCGAGGCCGGTCGGTCGACCTGGCCGCGGCGCTCGGCATGGCCCCGTGGCAGGTGGACCGGGCACGCCGGGAGCTGGCGGGCTGGAGCGACGCCGGACTGGCCACGGCCGTGACTGCGCTGGCCGAGGCGGACTTCGCGGTCAAGGGCGGCGGACGCGACCCGGTCTACGCCGTCGAACGCGCCGTGATGACCATCGCGAACGCTCGCCGCACCTGA
- a CDS encoding ComEC/Rec2 family competence protein, translating into MTTTEDGAASATGSVRPDLRLVPAAIVSWVVGWWATAQDSGRAGGVAACCALVAAVVGLRACRARWSLTSGSSRAVRAVRVVLAAQVVLVACCALVVLCSAAVGTALRTAGPFPAWIAQRAVVQVSGTVATDPHAVPAGPWDSPGEGAAASRWVVRVAADEVGARGAVHRVRASVVVLGGDGWQRLHVGQPVRLDARAAPTDPGDDVLALLTALGPPRVTGEGRWWWRAAQTVRTALRASVQGLPEAPAGLLPSLVLGDTSALPPQVEADLQASGLTHLTAVSGANVAILLGAVAALAAWCRLRMRLRVLACALTLIAFVILARPEPSVLRAAVMGAVGLAGLVLARRGRGVPMLAAAVIVLLGLDPYLARSAGFALSVVATGSLLLLAPPWARRLERWLPRPAALALAAPAAAQAACGPVIVLLQPAVSTVAVPANLLADPAVMPATVIGVLAAVVAPFWPGGAHALAAVGCLATWWITQVAARFAELPGANLPWFPSARPVVAAVVLVGCTAVVVAMTLVRPAAGRASRAGRDDQGDEVGRAGRTGRAGPGRRRSPVGTAAAAAILIVLVVLGWWSRAWWQSALGFRGPAPPPDWAVAQCDVGQGDALVVRSGERRALVIDTGPEPAAMARCLDDLGVSEVDLVMLSHFHADHVTGLPGVLRGRRVAQVLTGPVARPRQRAEAVAGEVVRAGLRLTSLTGDLAGSLGADGWQVQWYLAVPPLPPGDLGEDAQVNEASLVTFAAVHTPDGARLRLAALGDLETGGQQWLDAALHSELGRAAIEAGALDVSGQVDVVKVAHHGSAKQDPQLYSDLAPRVALIGVGIDNDYGHPARSALSMLARLGVTVCRTDTDRRVVVTAERPDRPDGQSALGVSRGRT; encoded by the coding sequence ATGACGACGACCGAGGACGGCGCGGCGAGCGCTACGGGGTCTGTGCGTCCGGATCTGCGACTGGTCCCCGCCGCCATCGTGTCGTGGGTGGTGGGTTGGTGGGCCACTGCCCAGGATTCCGGACGAGCCGGGGGCGTCGCCGCATGCTGCGCCCTGGTCGCGGCGGTGGTGGGCCTGCGTGCGTGCCGGGCTCGCTGGTCCCTGACCTCTGGCTCGTCCCGGGCTGTCCGGGCCGTCCGGGTGGTGCTGGCCGCCCAGGTGGTACTGGTGGCGTGTTGCGCCCTGGTGGTGCTCTGCTCGGCCGCGGTCGGCACCGCACTGCGCACCGCCGGGCCGTTCCCGGCCTGGATTGCCCAACGTGCCGTGGTGCAGGTGAGCGGCACCGTGGCGACCGATCCCCACGCGGTGCCCGCCGGGCCGTGGGATTCCCCGGGTGAGGGGGCCGCGGCAAGTCGGTGGGTGGTGCGGGTGGCAGCCGACGAGGTGGGTGCTCGGGGGGCGGTGCATCGGGTGCGCGCATCGGTGGTGGTGCTCGGGGGCGACGGCTGGCAGCGCCTGCACGTGGGCCAGCCGGTGCGGCTCGACGCGCGCGCGGCACCCACCGATCCCGGCGACGACGTGCTGGCGCTGCTCACCGCCCTCGGCCCACCTCGCGTCACGGGCGAGGGCCGATGGTGGTGGCGGGCCGCGCAGACGGTCCGGACGGCGCTGCGAGCCAGCGTGCAAGGCCTGCCCGAGGCTCCCGCCGGGCTGCTGCCCTCCCTGGTGCTGGGTGACACCTCCGCCCTGCCGCCCCAGGTCGAGGCCGATCTGCAGGCCAGCGGATTGACCCACCTGACCGCCGTCAGCGGAGCCAACGTCGCGATCCTGCTCGGCGCGGTGGCGGCCCTGGCAGCCTGGTGCCGCCTGCGGATGCGGCTGCGGGTGCTGGCCTGCGCCCTCACGCTGATCGCGTTCGTGATCCTGGCTCGGCCCGAACCCAGTGTCCTGCGCGCTGCCGTGATGGGAGCCGTCGGCCTGGCCGGGTTGGTGCTGGCTCGCCGCGGCCGAGGGGTGCCGATGCTCGCCGCAGCCGTGATCGTGCTGCTGGGCCTCGACCCGTATCTGGCGCGCAGCGCCGGGTTCGCCCTGTCGGTGGTCGCCACCGGCTCGTTGCTGCTGCTCGCGCCGCCCTGGGCTCGCCGGCTCGAACGGTGGTTGCCCCGTCCGGCGGCTCTCGCCCTGGCGGCCCCGGCCGCGGCGCAGGCCGCCTGCGGTCCGGTGATCGTGTTGCTGCAGCCGGCGGTGAGCACCGTGGCGGTTCCGGCCAACCTGCTGGCCGACCCGGCCGTGATGCCGGCGACGGTGATCGGGGTGCTGGCCGCGGTGGTGGCGCCGTTCTGGCCAGGCGGCGCGCACGCGCTCGCGGCCGTGGGGTGCCTGGCCACCTGGTGGATCACCCAGGTGGCGGCCCGGTTCGCCGAGCTGCCGGGCGCCAATCTGCCCTGGTTTCCCTCGGCCCGTCCGGTGGTGGCCGCGGTGGTACTCGTCGGGTGTACCGCGGTGGTGGTGGCGATGACCCTGGTGAGGCCGGCGGCCGGTAGAGCCTCCCGAGCCGGTCGGGATGATCAGGGCGATGAGGTCGGTCGGGCCGGTCGGACGGGCCGGGCCGGGCCGGGTCGTCGACGCTCACCGGTGGGCACGGCGGCGGCAGCGGCGATCCTGATCGTGCTGGTCGTGCTCGGCTGGTGGAGCCGGGCGTGGTGGCAGTCGGCGCTCGGCTTCCGTGGCCCGGCCCCACCGCCCGACTGGGCCGTGGCGCAATGCGACGTCGGCCAGGGCGATGCCCTCGTGGTCCGCAGCGGTGAGCGGCGTGCCCTCGTGATCGACACCGGCCCCGAGCCCGCCGCCATGGCCCGGTGCCTGGACGATCTCGGCGTGAGCGAGGTCGATCTCGTGATGCTCAGCCACTTTCACGCCGACCACGTCACCGGCTTGCCCGGGGTGCTGCGCGGCCGACGCGTGGCGCAGGTGCTGACCGGCCCGGTTGCCCGTCCCCGGCAGCGGGCCGAGGCAGTGGCCGGTGAGGTGGTGCGGGCGGGCTTGCGACTCACATCCCTGACGGGCGACCTCGCCGGCAGTCTCGGAGCCGACGGTTGGCAGGTGCAGTGGTATCTCGCCGTCCCGCCGCTGCCCCCGGGCGATCTCGGGGAGGACGCCCAGGTCAACGAGGCGAGTCTGGTGACATTCGCGGCGGTGCACACCCCGGATGGGGCACGGCTGCGACTGGCCGCCTTGGGCGACCTCGAAACCGGTGGCCAACAGTGGCTCGACGCGGCCCTGCACTCGGAGCTGGGACGGGCCGCAATCGAGGCGGGGGCACTCGATGTCAGCGGGCAGGTCGACGTGGTGAAGGTGGCCCACCATGGTTCGGCCAAACAGGATCCGCAGCTCTACAGCGACCTGGCCCCTCGGGTGGCGCTGATCGGGGTGGGGATCGACAACGATTACGGCCATCCTGCCCGGTCCGCTCTGAGCATGCTGGCTCGGCTGGGGGTGACGGTGTGCCGCACCGACACCGATCGCCGCGTGGTCGTGACCGCGGAACGGCCGGATCGTCCCGACGGCCAGAGCGCTTTGGGGGTGAGCCGGGGCCGAACCTGA
- a CDS encoding alpha-E domain-containing protein produces MLSRIAESLFWIGRYMERADDTARILDVHLQMLLEDPALPESEACRGLLAVMGMDPAEDEDVDRTMVLDRLAYDAVYPSAIVGALSAARENARRARETISTDLWQALNTTWIGIDRVRLQATTAHDFLAYVRERTALVAGIAEQTMSRDDAWRFLILGRNLERADMTARLVATSTISAAVPSWTALLRSCGAYESYMRTYRGVASDARAAEFLLLDRLFPRSVIHALVTAEEVLEELAPPLERVGIADQSRRLLGRIRTSLEYRALEEVLADVPGEMGRVQRAVSAASDGVAKRYFPRSITTAWVEDAS; encoded by the coding sequence GTGCTGAGCCGTATCGCCGAGTCGTTGTTCTGGATCGGCCGCTACATGGAGCGCGCCGACGACACCGCGCGCATCCTCGACGTCCATCTGCAGATGTTGCTGGAGGATCCGGCGCTGCCCGAGTCCGAGGCATGTCGTGGCCTGCTCGCCGTCATGGGCATGGACCCCGCCGAGGACGAGGACGTCGACCGCACGATGGTGCTCGACCGGCTGGCCTACGACGCGGTCTACCCGAGCGCGATCGTGGGCGCCCTGAGCGCGGCGCGTGAGAACGCCCGCCGCGCCCGAGAGACCATCTCGACCGACTTGTGGCAGGCGTTGAACACCACCTGGATCGGCATCGACCGGGTGCGGCTGCAGGCGACCACCGCGCACGACTTCCTGGCCTACGTGCGCGAGCGGACGGCGCTGGTGGCCGGCATCGCCGAACAGACCATGAGTCGGGACGACGCGTGGCGCTTCCTGATCCTGGGCCGCAACCTCGAACGGGCGGACATGACCGCACGGCTCGTGGCGACGTCCACCATCTCGGCGGCGGTGCCCAGCTGGACGGCGCTGCTGCGCTCGTGCGGCGCCTACGAGAGCTACATGCGCACCTATCGCGGGGTGGCCAGCGACGCGCGGGCGGCCGAGTTCCTGTTGCTGGACCGGTTGTTCCCGCGGTCGGTGATCCATGCCCTGGTGACGGCCGAAGAGGTGCTGGAGGAGTTGGCGCCACCGCTGGAGCGGGTCGGGATCGCCGATCAGAGTCGTCGATTGCTCGGCCGCATCCGGACCAGCCTGGAGTACCGCGCCCTCGAGGAGGTGCTGGCCGACGTCCCGGGGGAGATGGGCCGGGTCCAGCGGGCGGTCTCGGCCGCCAGTGACGGGGTCGCCAAACGCTACTTCCCGCGGTCGATCACCACGGCCTGGGTGGAGGACGCATCATGA
- a CDS encoding FAD-binding oxidoreductase, producing the protein MGAATADVVVIGAGVIGSSVAYALASSGRSVIVIERHGAPGQGSTSASSAIIRFNYSTFAGVATAWEAHYDWLNWADVLEAPDADRAAGVGRLASFVPTGSLCLDCPTHDPAKVLTLFDQIGVPYELWDAATIRARVPALDPARYYPPKPVASEEFWADADGELGGYYTPDAGFIDDPGLAAQNLAAAAQRRGAQFRFHTTVTAITTAAGRVSGVDVVTGGVSEHVSAPVVINVAGPASGRINALAGVGEDFAIGTRPMRAEVNTVPAPSGYNAPGEVGRPSNPGPLVADLDLGTYFRGTLAGELLVGGAEPACDPLHWLEDPEVYEPGPTAELYTAQLYRAARRMPDLTVPNRPVGIGAVYDVADDWIPIYDRTALPGFYVAIGTSGNQFKNAPLAGRYLVAIIEACEGGTDHDEHPVQFPLPHTGSSVDLSAFSRRRQVHAGSSFTVMG; encoded by the coding sequence ATGGGCGCAGCCACCGCGGACGTGGTCGTGATCGGGGCCGGGGTGATCGGCAGCTCGGTCGCCTACGCGCTGGCGTCGTCCGGCCGGTCGGTGATCGTGATCGAACGCCACGGGGCGCCCGGGCAGGGTTCGACCAGCGCATCGTCGGCGATCATCCGGTTCAACTACTCCACCTTCGCCGGGGTGGCCACCGCGTGGGAGGCCCACTACGACTGGCTGAACTGGGCCGACGTGCTCGAGGCGCCGGACGCCGATCGCGCGGCCGGCGTGGGGCGCCTCGCCTCGTTCGTGCCCACCGGCTCCCTCTGCCTGGACTGCCCCACGCACGACCCCGCCAAGGTGCTCACCCTGTTCGACCAGATCGGGGTGCCCTACGAACTCTGGGACGCCGCGACCATTCGCGCGCGGGTGCCCGCGCTCGACCCGGCTCGCTATTACCCACCCAAACCCGTTGCCAGCGAAGAGTTCTGGGCCGACGCGGACGGCGAGCTGGGCGGCTACTACACCCCTGACGCCGGTTTCATCGACGACCCGGGTCTGGCGGCGCAGAATCTCGCTGCCGCCGCCCAGCGCCGTGGGGCGCAGTTCCGGTTCCACACCACGGTCACGGCCATCACCACCGCAGCGGGTCGGGTGAGCGGGGTCGATGTGGTCACCGGCGGGGTGAGCGAGCACGTCAGCGCCCCGGTGGTGATCAACGTTGCCGGCCCCGCCTCGGGCCGCATCAACGCCCTCGCCGGGGTGGGGGAGGACTTCGCCATCGGCACCCGCCCGATGCGCGCCGAGGTGAACACCGTGCCCGCGCCGTCCGGCTACAACGCTCCCGGGGAGGTGGGCCGGCCCAGCAATCCCGGCCCCCTGGTCGCCGACCTCGACCTGGGGACCTACTTCCGCGGCACGCTCGCCGGCGAGCTCCTGGTCGGCGGCGCCGAGCCGGCCTGCGACCCCTTGCACTGGCTGGAGGACCCCGAGGTCTACGAGCCCGGGCCCACCGCCGAGCTCTACACCGCCCAGCTCTACCGGGCGGCCCGCCGGATGCCCGACCTCACCGTGCCCAACCGCCCGGTCGGCATCGGGGCCGTCTACGACGTCGCCGACGACTGGATCCCGATCTACGACCGGACGGCGCTGCCCGGCTTCTACGTCGCCATCGGCACCAGCGGCAACCAGTTCAAGAACGCCCCGCTCGCCGGTCGCTACCTGGTGGCGATCATCGAGGCCTGTGAGGGCGGCACCGACCACGACGAGCACCCGGTGCAGTTCCCGTTGCCGCACACCGGGTCGAGCGTCGACCTGTCGGCCTTCAGCCGGCGCCGGCAGGTTCACGCCGGCAGTAGTTTCACCGTCATGGGTTGA
- a CDS encoding SRPBCC family protein, with protein MKITQQFEVKRPVQVVWDFFQDIPEVAQCLPGAELISDDGSGTYTGRVAVKLGPMSATFDGSATVTPDAAARTGLIDGKGEDRRGKSRGAVKVTYALAPSADAKSTSVTVDADVTLTGAAAQFGRGGLITEMSNRLIAEFVQCCEGKLAATTVEERAEIKAAEVKPLQLFFASLIAWIKKLFGGRA; from the coding sequence ATGAAGATCACCCAGCAGTTCGAGGTCAAGCGGCCGGTGCAGGTCGTCTGGGATTTCTTCCAGGACATCCCCGAGGTGGCGCAGTGCCTGCCCGGCGCCGAGCTGATCTCGGATGACGGCAGCGGCACCTATACCGGTCGGGTTGCGGTCAAACTCGGCCCGATGTCGGCGACCTTCGACGGCTCGGCCACCGTGACCCCGGACGCCGCGGCACGCACCGGCCTGATCGACGGCAAGGGGGAGGACCGGCGCGGCAAGAGCCGGGGAGCAGTCAAGGTCACCTACGCCCTGGCGCCCTCGGCCGACGCGAAGTCCACCAGTGTGACGGTCGATGCCGACGTCACCCTGACCGGGGCTGCCGCTCAGTTCGGTCGTGGCGGCCTGATCACCGAGATGTCCAACCGGTTGATCGCTGAGTTCGTGCAGTGTTGCGAGGGCAAGCTGGCGGCCACCACCGTCGAGGAGCGAGCCGAGATCAAGGCCGCCGAGGTCAAGCCGCTGCAGCTGTTCTTCGCCAGCCTGATCGCATGGATCAAGAAGCTCTTCGGTGGCCGCGCGTAG
- a CDS encoding circularly permuted type 2 ATP-grasp protein, with protein MLSVTSRPRKPYRAVHATLRALDGDDLVERADALARTYLDQGVTFDFAGEERPFPLDVVPRVVSPEEWQFVEAGVAQRVRVLEAFLADIYGAREVVKAKVVPWRVIASASGFHRIAHGLRPANGVRIHVAGIDLIRDEDGAFRVLEDNVRVPSGVSYVMANRRAMATVFPESFATHRIRPVDEYPHRLLAALRAAAPDKSREPTVVVLTPGIYNSAYFEHTLLARTMGVELVEGRDLYCSGGRVLMRTTDGQQQVDVIYRRVDDDFLDPVQFRADSKLGTPGLVNAVRAGNVAIANAIGNGVADDKLIYTYVPDLCRFYLGEEILLPNVQTYRLAEPADLAAVIDRLHELVLKPVDGAGGKGLVIGPAATREQLVTLRAQIEHDPRGWIAQPVVQLSTVPTLIDGTLRPRHVDLRPFAVNDGRSVWVLPGGLTRVALPEGQLVVNSSQGGGSKDTWVLSGEKAPLQLRRPTTPYRIVTMPHPDLGPHEETGGLQQQQQQQQQQQQQQQQTESGRQQQRAGEPTC; from the coding sequence ATGCTCTCGGTGACCTCGCGCCCCCGAAAGCCGTATCGCGCCGTCCATGCCACGCTGCGCGCGCTGGACGGTGACGATCTGGTCGAGCGCGCGGATGCGCTCGCCCGCACCTACCTCGACCAGGGTGTGACCTTCGACTTCGCCGGCGAGGAGCGGCCCTTTCCTCTGGACGTGGTGCCGCGCGTGGTCTCACCCGAGGAATGGCAGTTCGTCGAAGCCGGTGTGGCGCAGCGGGTTCGGGTGCTCGAGGCGTTCCTCGCCGACATCTACGGCGCGCGCGAGGTGGTCAAGGCCAAGGTGGTGCCGTGGCGGGTGATCGCCTCGGCCTCGGGGTTCCACCGGATCGCCCACGGGTTGCGCCCGGCCAACGGTGTCCGCATTCACGTCGCCGGTATCGACCTGATCCGCGATGAGGACGGCGCGTTCCGGGTGCTCGAGGACAACGTCCGGGTGCCGTCCGGGGTGAGTTACGTGATGGCCAATCGCCGGGCCATGGCGACGGTGTTCCCGGAGTCGTTCGCCACCCACCGCATCCGCCCGGTCGACGAGTACCCCCATCGGCTGCTGGCCGCCCTGCGCGCCGCGGCCCCGGACAAGTCGCGTGAGCCCACGGTGGTCGTGTTGACCCCCGGCATCTACAACAGCGCCTATTTCGAGCACACCTTGCTGGCCCGCACGATGGGCGTCGAGCTGGTCGAGGGGCGTGACCTGTACTGCTCGGGTGGGCGCGTGTTGATGCGTACCACCGACGGCCAGCAACAGGTCGACGTGATCTACCGCCGCGTCGACGACGACTTCCTCGACCCGGTGCAGTTCCGAGCCGACTCGAAGCTGGGCACGCCGGGGCTGGTGAACGCCGTCCGCGCAGGCAACGTCGCCATCGCCAACGCCATCGGCAATGGGGTGGCCGACGACAAGCTCATCTACACCTACGTGCCCGACCTGTGCCGGTTCTACCTCGGTGAGGAGATCCTGCTGCCGAACGTGCAGACGTATCGCCTCGCCGAGCCGGCCGATCTGGCGGCGGTGATCGATCGGCTCCACGAACTGGTGCTCAAACCGGTGGACGGCGCCGGGGGCAAGGGGCTGGTGATCGGTCCGGCAGCCACCCGCGAACAGCTGGTCACCCTGCGGGCCCAGATCGAGCACGACCCGCGCGGATGGATCGCGCAACCGGTGGTGCAGCTCTCGACCGTGCCGACGCTCATCGATGGCACGCTGCGTCCTCGGCACGTCGACCTGCGCCCGTTCGCGGTCAACGACGGCCGCTCGGTCTGGGTGCTGCCCGGCGGTCTGACCCGGGTGGCGCTGCCCGAGGGACAGTTGGTCGTGAACAGCAGCCAGGGCGGTGGTTCGAAGGACACCTGGGTGCTGTCCGGTGAGAAGGCGCCGCTGCAACTGCGCCGCCCCACGACCCCGTATCGGATCGTCACGATGCCCCACCCCGACCTCGGCCCCCACGAGGAGACCGGCGGCCTACAACAGCAGCAACAGCAGCAACAGCAGCAACAACAGCAGCAACAACAAACTGAATCGGGCCGGCAACAGCAGAGGGCGGGTGAGCCGACGTGCTGA